AGGCAAAACTGATGTATAGTCAGTTGATTGATAGGCGATTGGCAAAAAGTGTCCCCTATGGGGGACACTTCTTGGAACAGTTTCTTTAACGGAGACAAAGGCGTGAGCCGCATGTGCTCCGCAACGAACTGTTCCGCTTTTTTTTGCTTCAATTATGTTGTTAACTACTTCTGCCGAATCAATTAATCGATAAGCTTGCGACTTGCCCATATTCCAACGCTCCTTTAAATACTGATTGAAATTTGAGTATCCCACATCTTTATAAAGTTGGCGATCGCGTATCTTCGCCAAAGCTTCCCCCACTCGGTAAAAAATTTCTAGTCCCTGCTTAACAATGTGTTCGAGTTTATCTAGGTCTTGTTTATCAAAAAGCTTTAAGCTCTAGGCTCTAAGCCTTTTAGTTGACTACCTGCGTAGTAGCTTTAAACTGCACAAAGCAAAGCTTTGAGTCGCGCCTAGCGACGCAAGGCGGCTGTACCAAGCCCTGCGCTTCGTGGGTTTAAGACCCCCTTCAAGCAACCGCTTGGTGGTCTTCAATCAGGCGGGGTTTAATACCTTGTCTGATACAGCCCCAAGAGCGAAGCGCGCTTCGCTCTTGGGGCGTAAGCCCCGTGCTTATAGCTTAAGGCTTAAAGCTTATAGCTGGGGCTTCGCCCCTTTATTAACCCAGATAATTCTTTTGCGTAGGTAGTAAATAAAAATCTCCAGACTCGGCTACAACATCAGGAGTACCATCGACTGCATATTGCGATCGCCATTTAGCTTCCGCGCGCTCGGCGGTAAAGTTAGTATCGTAATTGGAGTTGATATTTTTATAAATACCAACTCCAAAACGATCACTCATAACTAGGTAGTGAGTAGTGGGTAAATTATTTTTCTTTTAGTTTTTTTGTTATTGAAACTAATATTTTTATTATTACTTCTATCTCAGAAAACATCTCGGTAAATTTAGCTCCAGAAGCTAAATTATTTTCAACAATTAATTCAATCCAATGAACGCGCTATGCCGATTGTTTCATTTGCCTCTTTTAAAGCTATTATATATTTTGATAAAAAGTCTTTGTTTGACTGTGCGAATTCTGCCTCGGAACAATTTGCACCTATTGAAGTACCAAAGCGTAAAAACTGTTTTAATAATATTTTACTTGCGTCATTGTAATGTTTTTTATTTAACTCTGTGTAAGCGTTAATTACTCTGTTAGCAAAATTTCTAGTTCTATTTTAAATTGAAATACTATTATTAATCATGAAAAAAATTGAACGTCGTAACTCAATTTTACCAGTGGCAAGTAGTATTTTTTGCTACTTACTTTGTCGGTGTTTCAATCGCTAAATCTGTAGTTGGAATATCAGGTTCACCATCAAAATAATAAAAGTTTTGAAACTTAGTTATACAGGCTAACTTGGTTTTATTGCATCCTGCGAGCGCCGTCAAGTTATCGCCTACGGCAATGTTAAATGGTGCTTGTTCAAACAGGATTATTTGTGAACCGACATAAAAGTCAATATCCAGGTGTACACCATTATTTGCCCCACTGGTAAAATATAAGCGTCCCCGATCCAAGTGTTTATCAGGTAGTCCACCATTAACTGAAAACACGCGCCGATTAACTACGTTAGTTACAGCTAAAAGGTGCGTGAAGTTGGTTAAATCTTTGGTACAGACATCATCACCTAGGTGCGCCCTACAGGTCTTACCAGTAGTTGTGCCGACATTATTCTCTAGTAAAGATAAGTTGCTTTTGACTTTGATTTCGTAACCTAAATTATTGCTCGTAAAATCAGCTAAATATCCCGTGGGTAACTCTATATGCTTGGGGGGATTTAAACTAAAAGAAGAAGGTAAATTTGTATAGTCCACAATAAAACGCCGTACTTGAGCCTTGGCATAGATACCACTTTGTAAGTCAACTTTAGATATCACCGCCACATCTAAAATACCTTTTAAATTCTGACTGTCCAATCTTTCTAACCCCTCACTTACCTGGTCTGCGGTAGAGTCAAAACCTGTAAAACTTTGGTAAGTTACCCCGCCGATCGCGATCATTTGGTCAAAACCCGTAAAGCCAAGCTGCGCTCCATCGGTGCGCGTAATTAACCAGCACCAGCAAAGAGTTAGAGTTTTTTTAGTTATCGCACTGGTTGAGACAGGATCTAGAATTAGCATTTAGAAGCATGAGGTGCGGTCTGGAGCGTGTGTATGAGGTATGAAGTAATGTTTTTCTTCAAACTTCGCGCCTTCAAACTTCGTACTTAAAGAGCGAAGCTCTGTCAAAGATTCTGGCAAATTATTAAAACTTTGCTTAGTCGCTACTAAAAATCTACGCATCTGAGCGACAGTCATTGTCGGTTCAGCCTGTCCTTTT
This DNA window, taken from Pleurocapsa sp. FMAR1, encodes the following:
- a CDS encoding DUF2163 domain-containing protein; this encodes MLILDPVSTSAITKKTLTLCWCWLITRTDGAQLGFTGFDQMIAIGGVTYQSFTGFDSTADQVSEGLERLDSQNLKGILDVAVISKVDLQSGIYAKAQVRRFIVDYTNLPSSFSLNPPKHIELPTGYLADFTSNNLGYEIKVKSNLSLLENNVGTTTGKTCRAHLGDDVCTKDLTNFTHLLAVTNVVNRRVFSVNGGLPDKHLDRGRLYFTSGANNGVHLDIDFYVGSQIILFEQAPFNIAVGDNLTALAGCNKTKLACITKFQNFYYFDGEPDIPTTDLAIETPTK
- a CDS encoding helix-turn-helix domain-containing protein, with amino-acid sequence MKRLLKVNMRPARDKVQITDIPFKKLRLSVGLSQENLARRIGVAVSTIRHWEKGQAEPTMTVAQMRRFLVATKQSFNNLPESLTELRSLSTKFEGAKFEEKHYFIPHTHAPDRTSCF
- a CDS encoding four helix bundle protein, which codes for MNAYTELNKKHYNDASKILLKQFLRFGTSIGANCSEAEFAQSNKDFLSKYIIALKEANETIGIARSLD